A segment of the Homoserinimonas aerilata genome:
AGCGCGAACCCGCTGCCGAGCCCTCGGCGACGCTGCACCAGTACGTCTCGGGCTACGGATATTCGGCTGCGGGCACGGAGGCGAACTCCCAGCCCAAGCAGCCGGGACGTAGGCGCTCTCGTTCGTGGTGGATTGTGCTCGCCGGGTTCGTCATCCCGATCGCGGCCCTCGCCGCGTGGTATCTCGCCACCGAGTACGAGCTTGTCCCGACGCACCGGATGCCGTCACCTGAGCGCGTCGTCACCGCAGCGATCTCGATGATCGAGAATGGCACCCTCGCGACCCACATCGCCATCTCGACCCAGCGCGTTCTCCTCGGCTTCGTCTTCGGTGCCGTCGCCGGGCTTGTGCTCGGCTCGATCGTCGGCCTCTCCCGCTGGGGATCGGCGTTCCTCTCGCCGTCGATCGGTGCACTTCGCGCCGTGCCCTCGCTCGCGTGGGTGCCCCTGCTCCTGCTCTACCTGGGTATCGGCGAGGACTCGAAGGTCACGCTGATCGCGATCGGCGCCCTGTTCCCGGTCTTCACCACCGTCGCAGGCTCGCTCAGGCATGTCGACCGCCAGCTCGTCGAACTGGGCCGCGCCTACGGCCTGACCCGCCTCGAACTTCTGGCGCAGGTGCAGTTGCCGGCGGTCATCCCCAGCATCGTCTCCGGCCTGCGGCTCGCACTCGCTCAGGCCTGGCTGTTCCTGGTCGCCGCTGAGCTCCTGGCGTCGTCGAGGGGCCTCGGCTTCCTCCTGAACGATTCCCAGAACAACGGTCGCATCGACCGCCTCTTCCTCACGATCATCCTGCTGGGCATCCTTGGCAAGACGACGGATGCCCTCATCGGGCTCCTGGAGAAATACCTGCTCAAGAGGTGGGGCTGACGCCGTAGGCGGAGAGCACCCCCTAGACTGGTGGTGTTCAGACATCCTTTAACATCCGTCCAGAGAGGCGGGAAAGGAGGTCAGATTGCCGGAGCGTATCGTTCTGCAGCAAGCTGATATCTCGCGCGCGTTGACGCGCATCGCCCATGAGATCCTCGAGTCGAATCGCGGCGCAGACGGTCTCGTGATTCTCGGAATCCCCACTCGGGGCGCTTTCCTGGCTCGGCGCATCGCGTCCCTCATCAGCGAGATCTCCGGCACGACCGTCGAAGCTGGCTCGCTCGACGTGACCATGTACCGCGACGACCTCTCCCGCGGCAGGGTTCGCACCCCATCACCGACGCAGATCCCGCATTCCGGCCTCGACGGCAGGGTCGTGGTGCTCGTCGACGATGTGCTCTTCTCCGGGCGCACCATCCGGGCTGCTCTCGACGCGATCGGCGACATCGGTCGACCCCGCATCGTCCGTCTCGCGGCCCTTGTGGATCGCGGACATCGGGAGCTGCCCATCCGCCCCGACTTCGTGGGCAAGAACCTGCCGTCGTCCCAGCGCGAGCGCATTTATGTACGCCTTGCCGAGGTCGATGGCGAAGAGCATGTGAGCATCGACGACGAGGCGCAGGAGGCCCGCTCATGAGGCACCTGCTCAGCACGAGGGATCTCTCCCGACAGGATGCCGTGCGCATCCTCGACATCGCAGAGGACATGGCGGATGTGGCCACCCGCGAGGTCAAGAAGCTTCCAGCGCTGCGAGGAAAGACGGTCGTCAACCTCTTTTTCGAGGACTCCACCCGTACCCGCATCTCCTTCGAGGCGGCCGCCAAGCGGCTGAGCGCCGATGTGATCAACTTTTCGGCCAAGGGCTCGAGCGTGTCGAAGGGCGAGAGCCTCAAGGACACCGCCCAGACGCTCGCGGCGATCGGTGCGGATGCCGTCGTGATGCGTCACGGCGCCTCCGGTGCGCCCCAGACGCTGGCGGCGAGCGGATGGATCGACGCGGGCATTGTGAACGCCGGTGACGGCACCCATGAACACCCCACGCAGGCACTCCTCGACGCGTTCACGATCAGGCGCCGGCTGCACGGGGATTGCGCCCGAACGCGCGACCTCGACGGTGTCACGGTCACCCTGGTGGGTGACATCCTGCACTCCAGGGTCGCGCGGTCTAATGCGTGGTTACTGACGACGCTCGGCGCATCCGTTCGTCTGGTAGCCCCGCCGACCCTGCTGCCCGTCGGTGTCTCCTCGTGGCCCGTCTCCGTCGGCTACGACCTCGACGAGGCACTTCGGGAGCCCGGCGATGTTGTCATGATGTTGCGTATTCAGGCGGAACGGATGCATGCAGCCTTCTTCCCGAATGCGCGCGAGTACTCGCGGCTGTGGGGCCTCGACGATGCGCGGCTCGCCCAGCTCGGCCCGAGTAGCATTGTCATGCACCCCGGCCCGATGAATCGCGGCCTGGAGATCTCCTCGGCCGCCGCCGATTCGCCGGCGTCCACAGTGCTCGAGCAGGTCGCCAACGGGGTTTCGGTGAGGATGGCAGTGCTGTACCTCTTGCTTTCTGGTGAACGGGAGGACGTGCTGTGAACGACACGATCATCGTCAAGGGCGCACGCCTTGCCGACGGCACGACGACAGATATCCGCGTCAGTGGCGGTCTCGTGGCCGAACTCGGCAGTGGGCTCAGCTCCGCGGGGGCGCGCGTCGTCGATGGCGACGGCCTCGTTGCGCTGCCGGGCCTCGTCGATCTGCACACGCATCTTCGCGAGCCGGGCGCCGAGCAGAGCGAGACTGTTCTGAGCGGCTCGCGCGCCGCCGCGATCGGCGGGTTCACGGCCGTCCACGCCATGGCAAACACGTCGCCCGTCGCCGACACGGCAGGGGTGGTCGAGCAGGTCGAGTCCCTCGGGCGTGCCGCCGGATACGTCACCGTGCGCCCCGTCGGCGCCGTCACCGTCGGTCTGGAGGGCTCCGCCCTTGCCGAGATCGGCGCCATGGCCGGTAGCCGCGCTGCGGTGCGCGTGTTCAGCGACGACGGACGCTGCGTCTCCGATGCGCTGCTCATGCGTCGCGCACTCGAATATGTAAAGGCCTTCGACGGCGTCATCGCACAGCATGCCCAAGAGCCACGGCTGACCGAGGGCGCACAGATGAACGAGGGCGTCGTGTCGGGCGAGTTGGGGCTTGCCGGATGGCCCGCCGTCGCCGAGGAGGCCATAATCGCCCGCGATGTACTCCTCGCCGAGCACGTCGGCTCCCGGGTACACATCTGCCACCTTTCGACGGCAGGCTCGGTCGACGTTGTTCGCTGGGCCAAGTCCCGGGGCATCGCCGTGACGGCGGAGGTGACTCCGCACCACCTGCTGCTCGATGAGGAACTCGTGCGCAGCTACGACGCCCGCTACAAGGTGAATCCTCCTCTTCGCCGCGCCGAGGATGTCCAGGCGCTGCGCGAAGGCCTCGCTGATGGCACGATCGACATCATCGCGACAGACCATGCCCCGCATCCGCCGGAGGCGAAGGAATGCGAGTGGAGCGCCGCCGCATTCGGGATGGTCGGTCTGGAGTCGGCTCTCTCGGTCGTACAGGCATCCGTGGTCGACACGGGGCATCTCGGGTGGACCGATATCGCCCGGGTGTTCTCCGCCGCTCCTGCCCGCATCGGGCGCCTCAGCGGCTACGAGCAGGGGATCGTGGAGGGCGCGCGCGCCGACTTCACGCTCTACGACCCGAGCGTGCGGCGCAGCTTCGGCACAGAGCACCTCCACGGCCGGAGCACGAACTCTCCGTATCTCGCGGTGGAGCTTCCCGGACGCGTCATCGCGACCGTTCACGACGGCTATCCGACGGTCCTCGACGGCGTGCTGCTCGACGCCACGCAGGTCGCGGTCGCGGCGCGTGCCTCGACCGGATCGGAGGCACGCCATGGATAGGTCAGCGCTGATGCTGCTCGTCATCGGGTTTCTGGCGCTGCTGCTCGCCCTCATGTACCTCGGGTGGCACGCCCGACGCAGGCGCCAGCACGCGGTGCCGGAGCCGCGCCGGCTCTCCTCCCAGCCCGGGGAGTCGCGGTTCTCCGCTGAGCTCTTCTACGTCGCGACGACGGTCGCCGGCGAGCCGCTCAACCGCGTGGCCGTTCACGGCCTCGGTTTCCGTGCTCGGGCATCCGTCTCGGTACTCGACGACGGCATCACCCTCGACATACCCGGTCAGCAGACGATCTTCATCCCCGTCACCGAGCTCCGCGGAGCCGACCGCGCCACGTGGACGATCGACAGGGTCGTCGAGGCCGACGGCCTGGTGCTCATCGCCTGGGAGCTCGTCGATGACGCATCCGGCACCCGCGTCGCCGTCGACAGCTATCTGCGACCGGATGCGCCAGCAGACTCACGAGACCTGATCGCGGCCGTCATGGGCCTCCGCGAATCGAACCCTTCAACTCCAAGCCTGGGAGGAACCGCCTGATGGCAATTGCAGAACCCGCCGTTCTCGTTCTCGAGGACGGCAGCAGATTCACGGGGCGTGCCTACGGCGCCACAGGCCGCACCTTCGGTGAGGCCGTCTTCGCGACCGGGATGACCGGCTATCAGGAGACCCTGACCGACCCGTCCTACGCGGGGCAGATCGTCGTCATGACGGCGCCCCACATCGGCAACACCGGGGTCAACCGCGAAGACGTCGAGTCGCCCCGTATCTGGGTCAACGGCTTCGTCGTGCGCGACCCCTCCCGTGTCGTCTCGAACCACCGGGCCACGGGCAGCCTCGATGACAATCTGCTGGCCGAGAAGATCGTCGGAATCAGCGGGATCGACACCCGCGCGGTGACGCGGCGACTGCGCGACGCCGGAGTCATGCGTGCGGGGATCTTCTCCGGCGCCGACGCGGCACTGGGTGAAGAAGAGCAGCTCGCAGCTGTGCGGTCATCCGCCGAGATGTCGGGCCAGAACCTCTCCGGCAGTGTGTCCACGAGCGAGCCGTACCTGGTTGAGGCGGAGGGGGAGCGCATCGGCTCCGTCGCCGTGCTCGATCTCGGGGTGAAGGCCTCCACGCTGCGCTACCTCTCCGCACGCGGCTTCGATGTACACGTGCTCCCGCAGACGGTCTCGTTCGAGGAGCTCATCGCCCTCCAGCCGAGCGCAGTGTTCTATTCGAACGGTCCCGGCGACCCTGAGGCATCCGACCGCCATGTCGAGCTTCTGCAGGCGGTGCTGAGGGAGGGTCTGCCGTTCTTCGGCATCTGCTTCGGCAACCAGCTGCTCGGCCGTGCGCTCGGCTACGGCACCTACAAGCTCGCCTTCGGGCACCGCGGAATCAACCAGCCCGTCGTCGACAAGGCGACCGGCCGGGTTGAGATCACCGCACACAACCACGGATTCGCCGTGGACGCGCCGACCGATGGTCCCAGCGAGTCGCCCGCCGGCTTCGGCAGGGTCGAGGTCAGCCATGTGAACCTCAACGACAACGTGGTCGAGGGCCTCCGCGCCCTCGACATCCCCGCATTCTCGGTGCAATACCACCCCGAGGCAGCGGCGGGTCCGCACGATGCCAACTATCTCTTCGACCGCTTCCGCGACATGGTTCTCGAGAACCAGGCTTCGACCGGCTCAACCAGCGAGGAAAAGTAATGCCCAAGCGCGACGACATCAAATCAGTCCTCGTCATCGGTTCCGGCCCCATCGTCATCGGCCAGGCCTGCGAGTTCGACTACTCCGGAACCCAGGCGTGCCGCGTGCTTCGTGAGGAGGGCGTGCGCGTCATCCTCATCAACTCGAACCCGGCGACGATCATGACCGACCCCGACTTCGCCGACGCCACCTATGTCGAGCCGATCACGTGGCAGGTCATCGAATCGATCATCCAGAAGGAGAAGCCGGATGCGATCCTGCCGACGCTGGGCGGCCAGACAGCGCTGAACGCGGCCATCGAGCTTCACGAACACGGCATCCTCGAGAAGTACGGCGTCGAGCTGATCGGCGCGAACTTCGAGGCCATCCAGAAGGGCGAGGACCGCCAGATCTTCAAGGAGCTCGTGCTGGAGTGCGGCGCGGATGTCGCCCGCTCCCACATCGCCCACACGGTGGATGAGGCGATCGACTTCGCGGAGGACCTCGGTTACCCGCTCGTCATCCGACCGTCGTTCACTATGGGTGGCCTCGGCTCGGGCTTCGCCTACACGCGAGAAGATCTCGTTCGCATGGTCACCGACGGGCTGCACCAGAGCCCCACGACGGAGGTCCTGCTCGAGGAGTCCATCCTCGGCTGGAAGGAGTATGAGCTCGAGCTCATGCGCGACACCTCCGACAACACGGTCGTCGTCTGCTCGATCGAGAACGTCGATCCCGTCGGCGTGCACACCGGTGACTCGATCACGGTCGCGCCCGCCCTCACCCTCACCGATGTTGAATTCCAGAACCTGCGCAACATCGGGATCGACATCATCCGGGCCGTCGGCGTCGACACCGGCGGTTGCAACATCCAGTTCGCCATCGACCCCGCGACGGGGCGCGTCATCGTCATCGAGATGAACCCGCGGGTCTCCCGCTCGAGCGCCCTCGCCTCGAAGGCGACGGGCTTCCCGATTGCGAAGATCGCCGCCAAGCTGGCGATCGGCTACCGGCTCGATGAGATCCCCAACGACATCACCAAGGTGACCCCCGCGAGCTTCGAGCCGACACTCGACTATGTCGTCGTCAAGGTTCCTCGCTTCGCCTTCGAGAAGTTCCCGGCCGCCGACACCACGCTGACGACCACGATGAAGTCCGTGGGGGAGGCCATGGCGATCGGCCGTAACTATGCGATGGCTCTCCAGAAGGCGCTGCGGTCACTCGAGAAGCGCGGTTCATCGTTCCACTGGGACGGCGACGCGCGCACGAAGGACGAGCTGCTGGCGGTCGCTGCGGTGCCCACCGATGGTCGTATCGTCGTCGTGCAGCAGGCTCTCGTCGCGGGGGCCACCGTCGAGGAGCTCTTCGATGCGACGGGCATCGACCCCTGGTTCCTCGATCAGATCGTGCTCATCAACGAGGTCGCTGCGGATGTCCGCGAGGCAGCCGCGCTCGACGCCGATGTTCTGCGTCATGCCAAGGAGCACGGCTTCAGCGACGCCCAGATCGCCTCCCTCCGTGGGCTGGACGAAGCCGGAGTGCGCGCCGCACGCTACGCGCTCGGCGTGCGCCCCGTGTTCAAGACCGTCGACACGTGTGCCGGCGAGTTCCCGGCGCTCACCCCGTACCACTACTCCAGCTACGAGCAGGAGACAGAGGTCGTGCCGAGCGATCGGCGCAAGGTCGTGATCCTCGGATCCGGCCCGAACCGGATCGGCCAGGGGATCGAGTTCGACTACTCCTGCGTCCACGCCTCGTTCGCGCTGTCGGATGCCGGCTACGAGACGATCATGATCAACTGCAACCCCGAGACGGTGTCGACCGACTACGACACCTCCGATCGTCTGTACTTCGAGCCGCTCACGCTCGAGGACGTGCTCGAGGTCATCCATGCTGAGCAGAAGAGCGGCGAGCTCGTCGGGGTCATCGTGCAGCTCGGTGGGCAGACTGCCCTCGGGCTGGCCAAGGGGCTGCAGGAGGCCGGTGTCCCCATCCTCGGCACCTCGCCCGATGCCATCGACCTCGCCGAGGAGCGCGGCCTGTTCCAGGGGATCCTCGATCAGGCCGGGCTCGTGGCGCCCCGCAACGGGACGGCGACGGACGCTGCCGAGGCGATCGCTGTGGCGGAGGAGATCGGCTACCCCGTGCTCGTGCGGCCGTCCTTCGTGCTCGGAGGCCGCGGCATGGAGATCATCTACGACAGCGCCTCACTCTCGGGTTACTTCGAGCGCATGAAGGGGCAGGTCGTGATCGCGCCCGGTCATCCGCTCCTCGTCGATCGCTTCCTCGACGACGCCGTGGAGATCGACATCGACGCGCTCTATGACGGGGAGCAGCTCTACGTGGGCGGCGTCATGGAGCACATCGAGGAGGCCGGCATCCACTCGGGCGACTCGAGCTGCACCCTGCCGCCCGTCACGCTGGGCCGAGGCCAGATCGCGCAGGTGCGCGAGGCGACGCTCGCGATCGCGAAGGGGATCGGAGTGCGCGGCCTGCTCAATGTGCAGTTCGCGATCGGCGCCGGTGTCCTCTACGTGCTGGAGGCGAATCCGCGTGCCTCGCGCACCGTTCCCTTCGTCGCGAAGGCCACAGGGACGCAGATCGCGAAGGCGGCGGCCCGCATCATGGTCGGCACCACGATCGACGAGCTCATCGCCGACGGCTCCCTCCCGAAGCATGATGGCTCGATCGTCCCCATGCATTCTCCGGTCGCGGTGAAGGAGGCGGTCCTCCCGTTCAAGCGCTTCCGGACCAGAGAGGGTCGCATCGTCGACTCCGTGCTGGGTCCGGAGATGCGCTCGACGGGGGAGGTCATGGGCTTTGACGTCAACTATCCGAAGGCCTTCGCGAAGAGCCAGGTTGCGGCATCCGTGCGTCTTCCGAGCTCGGGAACGGTCTTCGTCTCGGTCGCAGACCGTGACAAGAGAGCCATCGTGCTGCCTGTGCTGCGTCTGCAGCAGCTCGGCTTCACCATCCTCGCAACCCTCGGCACCGCCGAGATCCTGAGCCGCAACGGCATCGATGCGGAGATCGTCGCCAAGTACGAGCAGGGGGAGGGTGAGGCCACCATCGTCGACCTCATCAACGGGTCGAAGGTTGACATCGTCATCAACACTCCCAGCGGTCGGAGTGCGCGTGCGGATGGCTACGAGATCAGGGCAGCGGCCGTCGCCGCCGACCTGCCTTTGTACACGACGATCGCCCAGGTGGGCGCGGCGGTGTCCTCGATCGAGTCGATGCGCGAGGGCTTCTCTGTCAATTCGCTCCAGTCCTATGCGATCGAGCGCGCCGACAGGCTGGCCCGCATTGGCTGAACCCGTCCTGTCCTTCGGTGAGCGGCTCGACGCCGTCTTCTCGTCGCGCGGTCGGCTCTGCGTCGGGATCGACCCGCATCCGTACCTGCTCGAGCAGTGGAGGCTTCCCGACTCAGCGTCCGGACTGCGGCAGTTCGGCCTGCGCGTCGTAGAGGCGAGCGTCGGACATGCGGGCATCGTCAAGCCGCAGGTCGCGTTCTTCGAACGGCATGGCTCCGCCGGCTATTCAGCGCTCGAGGAGGTGATCGCCGCAGCACGCTCGGCGGGCATCCTCGTCATCGCGGATGCGAAGCGCGGCGATGTGGGCACGAGCGTCGAGGCGTACGGTCAGTCCTGGCTGCGCCCCGGCAGCCCCCTCGAGGCGGATGCTCTGACCGTCAGCGCCTTCCAAGGCTTCGGATCGCTCGATCAGGTCGTCGAGCTGGCCGTTGAGAACGGCAAAGGGCTGTTCATCCTCGCGGCGACATCAAATCCGGAGGCGGCGGGTATCCAGCAGGCCGTCACCGCCGCGGGGAGCAGCGTCGCTGAGTCCATCGCATCCGATGCCGCCGAATGGAACGCGCTCAACAGCCCGTCGGCTGCCCGACTCGGCTCCTTGGGCCTTGTGCTCGGCGCGACCGTCCAACTCGGCGCATATGGCATCACCTCGGACTCGCTTGTACGAACGCCCATCCTCGCCCCCGGCTTTGGCCACCAGGGTGCCCAGATCGCGGACTTCCGCAGGATCTTCGGCGCTGCATCCTCCTCTGTCGTGATCGCGGCATCGCGAAGCATCCTCTCAGCCGGCCCTGACGGCGTCGCCGCGGCGGTGGCTCGGCAGCAGGAAGAGGCCGCGGCCGCACCTGCGGATGCATCCTAGGATTACCCCATGCAGCGGATGACGCCTCCCGAGGTCGATCGAGTCGCGGCGGCCCATGCGGCAGTCGCCGCCCGACGCGCGCGGGCCGCGATCAAGGCTGACGTCGCCGCAAGACGACGCCCTGTCATAGATGTGCTGGATTCCGCGTGGAACGATGGCGCACGGGCGGAGTCGTCACTGCGCGTGCGAGAGCTTCTCGGCAGCATCCCTGGGCTCGGGCCGGTTCGGGTCGCGCGCATCATGAACGAACTCGGCATGGCCGATTCGAAGCGGGTCGGGGGTCTCGGACGACGCCAGCGAGTCCGCCTCCTCTCCTGGCTGAACGACCGCATGGCCGCGCGCGGAACAGCCATGAGCAGGCTTGTCGTGCTCGCAGGCCCCACCGCCGTCGGCAAGGGCACCGTCTCCACCCACATCAGGGAGAACTACCCGGATGTCCATCTCTCCGTCTCGGCCACGACGCGCAAGCCGCGACCGGGCGAGGTCGAAGGGGTGAACTACTTCTTCGTCAGCGATGAGGAGTTCGACAGGCTCGAGGCCTCGGGCCAGATGCTCGAGACTGCGACGGTGCACAATGCGTACCGCTACGGGACTCCGCGTGCTCCCATCGACGAGGCCCTCGCCTCCGGGCGCAGCGTTCTGCTCGAGATCGACATCCAAGGGGCGCGCTCCGTGAAGCGTGTCATGCCGGAGGCCGTTCTGGTGTTCCTCCTGCCTCCGAGTTGG
Coding sequences within it:
- a CDS encoding ABC transporter permease, with protein sequence MTVTTNEKREPAAEPSATLHQYVSGYGYSAAGTEANSQPKQPGRRRSRSWWIVLAGFVIPIAALAAWYLATEYELVPTHRMPSPERVVTAAISMIENGTLATHIAISTQRVLLGFVFGAVAGLVLGSIVGLSRWGSAFLSPSIGALRAVPSLAWVPLLLLYLGIGEDSKVTLIAIGALFPVFTTVAGSLRHVDRQLVELGRAYGLTRLELLAQVQLPAVIPSIVSGLRLALAQAWLFLVAAELLASSRGLGFLLNDSQNNGRIDRLFLTIILLGILGKTTDALIGLLEKYLLKRWG
- the pyrR gene encoding bifunctional pyr operon transcriptional regulator/uracil phosphoribosyltransferase PyrR — encoded protein: MPERIVLQQADISRALTRIAHEILESNRGADGLVILGIPTRGAFLARRIASLISEISGTTVEAGSLDVTMYRDDLSRGRVRTPSPTQIPHSGLDGRVVVLVDDVLFSGRTIRAALDAIGDIGRPRIVRLAALVDRGHRELPIRPDFVGKNLPSSQRERIYVRLAEVDGEEHVSIDDEAQEARS
- a CDS encoding aspartate carbamoyltransferase catalytic subunit, producing MRHLLSTRDLSRQDAVRILDIAEDMADVATREVKKLPALRGKTVVNLFFEDSTRTRISFEAAAKRLSADVINFSAKGSSVSKGESLKDTAQTLAAIGADAVVMRHGASGAPQTLAASGWIDAGIVNAGDGTHEHPTQALLDAFTIRRRLHGDCARTRDLDGVTVTLVGDILHSRVARSNAWLLTTLGASVRLVAPPTLLPVGVSSWPVSVGYDLDEALREPGDVVMMLRIQAERMHAAFFPNAREYSRLWGLDDARLAQLGPSSIVMHPGPMNRGLEISSAAADSPASTVLEQVANGVSVRMAVLYLLLSGEREDVL
- a CDS encoding dihydroorotase translates to MNDTIIVKGARLADGTTTDIRVSGGLVAELGSGLSSAGARVVDGDGLVALPGLVDLHTHLREPGAEQSETVLSGSRAAAIGGFTAVHAMANTSPVADTAGVVEQVESLGRAAGYVTVRPVGAVTVGLEGSALAEIGAMAGSRAAVRVFSDDGRCVSDALLMRRALEYVKAFDGVIAQHAQEPRLTEGAQMNEGVVSGELGLAGWPAVAEEAIIARDVLLAEHVGSRVHICHLSTAGSVDVVRWAKSRGIAVTAEVTPHHLLLDEELVRSYDARYKVNPPLRRAEDVQALREGLADGTIDIIATDHAPHPPEAKECEWSAAAFGMVGLESALSVVQASVVDTGHLGWTDIARVFSAAPARIGRLSGYEQGIVEGARADFTLYDPSVRRSFGTEHLHGRSTNSPYLAVELPGRVIATVHDGYPTVLDGVLLDATQVAVAARASTGSEARHG
- the carA gene encoding glutamine-hydrolyzing carbamoyl-phosphate synthase small subunit → MAIAEPAVLVLEDGSRFTGRAYGATGRTFGEAVFATGMTGYQETLTDPSYAGQIVVMTAPHIGNTGVNREDVESPRIWVNGFVVRDPSRVVSNHRATGSLDDNLLAEKIVGISGIDTRAVTRRLRDAGVMRAGIFSGADAALGEEEQLAAVRSSAEMSGQNLSGSVSTSEPYLVEAEGERIGSVAVLDLGVKASTLRYLSARGFDVHVLPQTVSFEELIALQPSAVFYSNGPGDPEASDRHVELLQAVLREGLPFFGICFGNQLLGRALGYGTYKLAFGHRGINQPVVDKATGRVEITAHNHGFAVDAPTDGPSESPAGFGRVEVSHVNLNDNVVEGLRALDIPAFSVQYHPEAAAGPHDANYLFDRFRDMVLENQASTGSTSEEK
- the carB gene encoding carbamoyl-phosphate synthase large subunit codes for the protein MPKRDDIKSVLVIGSGPIVIGQACEFDYSGTQACRVLREEGVRVILINSNPATIMTDPDFADATYVEPITWQVIESIIQKEKPDAILPTLGGQTALNAAIELHEHGILEKYGVELIGANFEAIQKGEDRQIFKELVLECGADVARSHIAHTVDEAIDFAEDLGYPLVIRPSFTMGGLGSGFAYTREDLVRMVTDGLHQSPTTEVLLEESILGWKEYELELMRDTSDNTVVVCSIENVDPVGVHTGDSITVAPALTLTDVEFQNLRNIGIDIIRAVGVDTGGCNIQFAIDPATGRVIVIEMNPRVSRSSALASKATGFPIAKIAAKLAIGYRLDEIPNDITKVTPASFEPTLDYVVVKVPRFAFEKFPAADTTLTTTMKSVGEAMAIGRNYAMALQKALRSLEKRGSSFHWDGDARTKDELLAVAAVPTDGRIVVVQQALVAGATVEELFDATGIDPWFLDQIVLINEVAADVREAAALDADVLRHAKEHGFSDAQIASLRGLDEAGVRAARYALGVRPVFKTVDTCAGEFPALTPYHYSSYEQETEVVPSDRRKVVILGSGPNRIGQGIEFDYSCVHASFALSDAGYETIMINCNPETVSTDYDTSDRLYFEPLTLEDVLEVIHAEQKSGELVGVIVQLGGQTALGLAKGLQEAGVPILGTSPDAIDLAEERGLFQGILDQAGLVAPRNGTATDAAEAIAVAEEIGYPVLVRPSFVLGGRGMEIIYDSASLSGYFERMKGQVVIAPGHPLLVDRFLDDAVEIDIDALYDGEQLYVGGVMEHIEEAGIHSGDSSCTLPPVTLGRGQIAQVREATLAIAKGIGVRGLLNVQFAIGAGVLYVLEANPRASRTVPFVAKATGTQIAKAAARIMVGTTIDELIADGSLPKHDGSIVPMHSPVAVKEAVLPFKRFRTREGRIVDSVLGPEMRSTGEVMGFDVNYPKAFAKSQVAASVRLPSSGTVFVSVADRDKRAIVLPVLRLQQLGFTILATLGTAEILSRNGIDAEIVAKYEQGEGEATIVDLINGSKVDIVINTPSGRSARADGYEIRAAAVAADLPLYTTIAQVGAAVSSIESMREGFSVNSLQSYAIERADRLARIG
- the pyrF gene encoding orotidine-5'-phosphate decarboxylase; this translates as MRSSAPTGWPALAEPVLSFGERLDAVFSSRGRLCVGIDPHPYLLEQWRLPDSASGLRQFGLRVVEASVGHAGIVKPQVAFFERHGSAGYSALEEVIAAARSAGILVIADAKRGDVGTSVEAYGQSWLRPGSPLEADALTVSAFQGFGSLDQVVELAVENGKGLFILAATSNPEAAGIQQAVTAAGSSVAESIASDAAEWNALNSPSAARLGSLGLVLGATVQLGAYGITSDSLVRTPILAPGFGHQGAQIADFRRIFGAASSSVVIAASRSILSAGPDGVAAAVARQQEEAAAAPADAS
- the gmk gene encoding guanylate kinase produces the protein MQRMTPPEVDRVAAAHAAVAARRARAAIKADVAARRRPVIDVLDSAWNDGARAESSLRVRELLGSIPGLGPVRVARIMNELGMADSKRVGGLGRRQRVRLLSWLNDRMAARGTAMSRLVVLAGPTAVGKGTVSTHIRENYPDVHLSVSATTRKPRPGEVEGVNYFFVSDEEFDRLEASGQMLETATVHNAYRYGTPRAPIDEALASGRSVLLEIDIQGARSVKRVMPEAVLVFLLPPSWEELVRRLIGRGTEDAAEQARRLETAKTELAAQNEFDVKVVNHDVSEAAQEVVDLMSTSRTRTTAV